The following are from one region of the Hymenobacter sp. YIM 151858-1 genome:
- a CDS encoding prohibitin family protein — translation MKLLLLLRSMLTRQRLGAAQPLLPRSAQATRYHVLKRRIVSLRTRLRRPGGPAFLAGRLLLALPLVALLSSCTVVRQGEVGVRRRLGQIDQQVVYAGPKVFNPFVSTIIKVPTTTQNLEIRSNLPSKEGLTVGSEISILYRVQGQQVPLVLENVGLQYADVLIMPVFRSAAADVCARYFAKDMHSAERATIERAIRDQMSQVLTERGFVIENVLLKNIVLPGGLAKAIEDKLEAEQDAQRMEFLKQRETKDAERRVIEAEGQQRIAIVRAEGERQAAIIRAQGQADAMRIEAEAVRTTNRLINQGLTKEVLRYKGIEAFRELSKSQNAKTIISGGEMPIVNTLVQ, via the coding sequence ATGAAACTCCTGTTGTTGCTTCGTTCGATGCTGACGCGCCAACGTTTAGGAGCCGCGCAGCCGCTGTTGCCCCGCAGCGCCCAAGCCACCCGGTACCACGTGCTCAAACGCCGCATCGTGAGCCTGCGCACGCGCCTGCGGCGGCCCGGCGGGCCGGCTTTTCTGGCGGGCCGTTTGTTGCTGGCGTTGCCCCTGGTGGCCCTGCTGAGCAGCTGCACCGTGGTGCGGCAAGGCGAGGTGGGGGTACGCCGCCGGTTGGGCCAAATCGATCAGCAGGTGGTGTACGCCGGGCCCAAGGTGTTCAACCCCTTCGTCAGCACCATCATTAAAGTGCCCACCACCACGCAGAACCTCGAAATCCGCTCGAACCTGCCCTCGAAGGAAGGCCTGACGGTGGGCTCCGAAATTTCCATTCTGTACCGCGTGCAGGGCCAGCAGGTGCCCCTGGTGCTCGAAAACGTGGGCCTGCAGTACGCCGATGTGCTGATTATGCCGGTGTTTCGCTCGGCGGCGGCCGATGTGTGCGCCCGCTACTTTGCCAAGGACATGCACAGCGCCGAGCGAGCCACCATCGAGCGGGCCATACGCGACCAAATGAGCCAGGTGCTAACGGAGCGCGGCTTTGTGATTGAAAACGTGCTGCTGAAAAACATTGTGCTGCCCGGCGGCCTGGCCAAGGCCATCGAAGACAAGCTGGAAGCCGAGCAGGATGCACAACGCATGGAGTTTCTGAAGCAGCGCGAAACCAAGGACGCCGAGCGCCGGGTGATTGAGGCCGAAGGCCAGCAGCGCATTGCCATTGTGCGGGCCGAGGGCGAGCGGCAGGCCGCCATCATCCGGGCGCAGGGCCAGGCCGATGCCATGCGCATCGAGGCCGAGGCGGTGCGCACCACCAACCGGCTCATCAACCAGGGCCTCACAAAAGAGGTGCTGCGCTACAAAGGCATCGAGGCGTTCCGGGAGCTATCGAAGTCGCAGAATGCCAAAACCATCATTTCGGGCGGTGAAATGCCCATCGTTAATACGCTGGTGCAGTAG